The DNA segment GTTCACCTGGTTGGACGTCGCCTCGATCAGCGCGGGGGAGCCATCCTCCACCGCCTGCTTGAGGGCGGCCCGAAGGACGAGGGGGTCTGCGGTACAGACCGAGTAGATGCCGCGGGGGTCCCTCGTCCCTTGACCCCAAATGACCTGCCTCACGTACGCCGTCGAGGTTTGCACGTGCGCACCACTCCTTCGGTGGGCCAGGGCACGCAGGCCCCGGCACCCACGCTTATCCGGCCAGGCGGATGAACGGAATGCACCGTCCGCCGTCTGACGCTACACGCTGCCGTCCCGCCAGGTCTTCACGATGTTGCCGAAGGCGTTCGGGTCCAGGCCGCGTAGGGTGGCCATCTCGTGGGCCCACTGGTGGAAGGCGCTGAGGGTCACGATGGAGGCCATCAACTCGCTCATCCCCGAGTGCGTGAAGGCAAGGTCGGCCTCGGCCGGGATGCGGTGGTCTTCCTCGTCCGTCACTGCAACCCAGAGGGCGCCCGCCCGCCGGGCGATCTGGCAGACCGCGCGGAGGTGCTCGTGAATCGGACTCGCGTGCGTCCCGAGTGAGATCACGGCAGCGTCCTTCCCGATCATCTCCAGGGGCCCGTGACGGAACTCGATGGCCTCGAATCCCTCGGTGTGGATCTTGGTCGTCTCCTTGAGAACGTTGGCCACCTGGTACGCCAGCGCCGAGTGCGGTCCGCTGCCGACCACCGCGATGGTGCGCTGCCCGGCCAGTCTCTCTGCGATCTCCCGGCGAGCGGCGGCTTGCTCCTGCACGTGCTGCACCAGGGCGGGGGCAGCCTGCAGCTCCCGTCGGAGCGCGGCTCGCTTCTCGGGGGCGATCGATTCGCTCTCGCCCGCCCACTCCACCAGGAAAGCGTAGAGAGCCAACGTCTCGGCAACGACGGTCTTCGTCCCAGGGCCGTACTCCTCGCCTGCCAGAAGCGGGATGGAGGCTTCGGCGAGTCCGGGAAGGGTGCTCTCGGGCCCGTTGGTGACCGCGATCACGGTGGCCCCTCGCTCCCGGGCGGTCCGGGCGGCCTGGAGCGTCTCGAAGGTCTCACCCGACTGCGACAGGGCGAAGACGAGGGTATCGGGCCCAACACCGCCGCTCCGGTAGTGCGCGAAGTCCAGCGCGCTGATCGCCACCGCCATCTTTCCCAGCAGCGCGTCGACGGCGTAGGCGCCCGTGATCCCCGCGAAGTACGACGAGCCGCACCCGACGAAGACGATGGACCCGTAGCGCCTCGCGCCAACGACGCGCAGCGCCTCCTCGGCTCTGGGCGCCTCCACCAGGCGCCGTGCCACCGCGGCCGTCTCGGCCATCTCGCGGCCCATGTGGTCTGCCATGCACATCTACCCCCTGTCGGCCAGGAACTGACGGACCTGCTCCCGCGTCGGAAAGGTCCGCTGCGGAGAGCTGATGTAGAGCGACGCTGCGGCCGCCGCGCACGCCAGGGCGTCCCGATCTGGCCGCCCTTCGGCCCAAGCCGCCAGGTAGCCAGCATTGAAGGTGTCGCCGGCGCCAACCGTGTCGATCACCTGCACCGGGAAGCTGGGCCCATCGACCACCCCGTCGGCGGTGACGGCGGCGCTTCCACGCGACCCGCGCTTGACGATCACCTTCTTGGGGCCGAGGCGGAGGAGCCGGCGGGCAGCCTCGTACCCATCGGCGGTTCCGGCGATCCCGCATGCTTCGGCCTCGTTGGGGAA comes from the Limnochorda pilosa genome and includes:
- a CDS encoding SIS domain-containing protein encodes the protein MADHMGREMAETAAVARRLVEAPRAEEALRVVGARRYGSIVFVGCGSSYFAGITGAYAVDALLGKMAVAISALDFAHYRSGGVGPDTLVFALSQSGETFETLQAARTARERGATVIAVTNGPESTLPGLAEASIPLLAGEEYGPGTKTVVAETLALYAFLVEWAGESESIAPEKRAALRRELQAAPALVQHVQEQAAARREIAERLAGQRTIAVVGSGPHSALAYQVANVLKETTKIHTEGFEAIEFRHGPLEMIGKDAAVISLGTHASPIHEHLRAVCQIARRAGALWVAVTDEEDHRIPAEADLAFTHSGMSELMASIVTLSAFHQWAHEMATLRGLDPNAFGNIVKTWRDGSV